The following are encoded together in the Colius striatus isolate bColStr4 chromosome 5, bColStr4.1.hap1, whole genome shotgun sequence genome:
- the ACAA1 gene encoding 3-ketoacyl-CoA thiolase, peroxisomal: protein MAAARRVQVVLGQLAAPAGSRGGPAPRAPSPDDVVVVHGRRTAIGRAKRGGFKDTTPDELLSAVMTAVLQDVNLPPEALGDICVGNVLQPGAGALIARVAQFLSGIPETVPCSSVNRQCSSGLQAIINIAGGIQNGSYDIGLACGVETMSLRSANNPGDISTSIMENSKARDCLIPMGITSENVAEKFGVSRKKQDAFALASQQKAAKAQQLGLFKTEIVPVKTTVLDDQGNQKTITVDQDEGIRPSTTLEGLAKLKPAFKEDGSTTAGNASQVSDGAAAVLLARRAAAARLGLPVLGVLRAFAVVGVPPAVMGIGPACAIPAALRNAGLTLDDIDIYEINEAFASQAVYCVEKLGIPMEKVNPLGGAIALGHPLGCTGARQVVTLLNELKRRGKRAYGVVSMCIGTGMGAAAVFEYPGN from the exons atggcggcggcgcggcgcgtgCAGGTGGTGCTGGGCCAGCTGGCCGCGCCGGCCGGGAGCCGCGGCGGGCCCGCGCCGCGGGCCCCCAGCCCCGACGATGTGGTGGTGGTGCACGGGCGGAGGACCGCCATCGGTCGCGCCAAGCGGGGCGGCTTCAAG GACACTACACCTGATGAACTGTTATCTGCTGTTATGACAGCTGTCCTTCAAGATGTCAATCTTCCTCCTGAAGCTCTGGGAGACATCTGTGTGG GAAACGtgctgcagcctggagctggCGCTTTGATTGCAAGAGTGGCACAGTTTCTAAG TGGCATTCCAGAGACGGTGCCATGCTCAAGCGTGAACCGGCAATGCTCCTCCGGGCTGCAGGCCATCATCAATATAGCTG GTGGCATCCAAAATGGATCCTATGACATTGGCTTGGCCTGTGG GGTGGAAACGATGTCCCTCAGAAGTGCAAATAACCCCGGGGATATCAGCACCAGCATAATGGAGAACAGCAAAGCTCGAGATTGCCTCATTCCTATGGG AATAACCTCAGAAAATGTGGCAGAGAAGTTTGGAGTTTCCCGAAAGAAGCAGGATGCCTTTGCTTTGGCTTCCCAACAAAA AGCGGCAAAAgctcagcagctgggactgttcAAAACTGAGATTGTTCCAGTGAAGACCACTGTTTTAGATGATCAGGGCAACCAAAAAACAATCACTGTGGACCAAGATGAAGGGATCAGGCCCTCCACGACCCTGGAAGGCTTGGCAAAGCTGAAGCCTGCTTTCAAAGAGGATGGCAGCACTACAGCAG GTaacgccagccaggtgagcgatGGAGCGGCggcagtgctgctggcacggcgcgcggcggcggcgcggctgGGGCTGCCGGTGCTGGGCGTGCTGCGGGCCTTCGCCGTGGTGGGAGTGCCGCCCGCCGTCATGGGCATCGGCCCCGCCTGCGCCATCCCCGCAGCCCTGCGCAATGCAG GCCTGACTCTGGATGACATTGATATATATGAAATTAATGAAGCCTTTGCCAGCCAG GCTGTGTACTGTGTGGAAAAGCTGGGCATTCCTATGGAGAAGGTCAACCCTCTGGGAGGAGCAATAGCACTGGGGCACCCACTTGGCTGTACTGGAGCTCGTCAAGTGGTCACTTTGCTCAACGAATTGAAGCGCAGAGGGAAGAG AGCGTATGGCGTCGTGTCAATGTGCATCGGGACGGGCATGGGCGCTGCTGCTGTCTTTGAGTACCCAGGGAACTAA